A window of the Dickeya dianthicola NCPPB 453 genome harbors these coding sequences:
- the rcsF gene encoding Rcs stress response system protein RcsF gives MRAVPVLLLAFSLTGCSLLHKPAAPAPQPQTPAAVEPPPKPKPVTHPTPAVLYKSAEELVGKPFRDMGEVSGSSCQASAQDTPPSIPSARRRMQNRATAMKANAVLLHDCQIVSNVAGCYRQAVCQGSALKVSAQ, from the coding sequence ATGCGTGCTGTACCTGTTCTGCTGTTGGCGTTTTCGCTGACAGGATGTTCCCTGCTGCACAAACCCGCTGCGCCGGCGCCACAACCGCAGACACCGGCGGCTGTGGAACCTCCGCCGAAGCCGAAGCCGGTCACGCATCCCACCCCTGCCGTGCTGTATAAAAGTGCTGAAGAACTGGTAGGCAAACCGTTCCGTGATATGGGTGAAGTGTCTGGCTCATCCTGCCAGGCCAGCGCGCAGGACACGCCGCCCAGCATTCCGTCTGCCCGCAGAAGAATGCAAAATCGCGCTACCGCCATGAAAGCCAATGCCGTGCTGCTGCATGACTGCCAGATAGTCAGTAATGTGGCTGGATGCTACCGTCAGGCCGTTTGCCAGGGTTCTGCACTAAAAGTTTCCGCGCAATGA
- the tsaA gene encoding tRNA (N6-threonylcarbamoyladenosine(37)-N6)-methyltransferase TrmO, with protein sequence MSQFCFNQIGVIRSPYKEKFAVPRQPGLIKDGGGELHLLSPYNQPEAVRGLEDFSHLWLLFIFHQTASAGWRPTVRPPRLGGNARMGVFATRSTFRPNPIGMSLVELKAIHTVRDSVILELGSLDLVDGTPVVDIKPYLPFAENQPQARAGFAQLAPEAAMPVHFSTLAEQQLMEHQPRHPNLRRFISQVLAQDPRPAYRKREDDLKVYAARLLEFNVRWRVVDGQTEVISLDAG encoded by the coding sequence ATGAGTCAATTTTGCTTTAATCAGATCGGCGTTATCCGCTCACCTTATAAAGAAAAATTTGCCGTACCCCGACAGCCCGGTCTGATTAAGGATGGCGGTGGAGAATTACATCTCCTCTCGCCTTATAACCAACCCGAGGCCGTGCGCGGGCTCGAAGATTTCAGCCACCTGTGGCTGCTGTTCATTTTCCATCAGACGGCCTCCGCGGGCTGGCGCCCGACGGTCAGGCCGCCTCGCTTGGGCGGCAATGCCCGCATGGGCGTGTTTGCTACCCGCTCAACGTTTCGCCCTAACCCGATCGGTATGTCGCTGGTTGAACTGAAAGCGATACACACCGTGCGGGATAGCGTGATACTGGAGCTGGGCAGCCTGGATCTGGTGGATGGCACCCCGGTCGTGGACATCAAACCCTACCTGCCGTTCGCGGAAAATCAGCCGCAAGCGCGCGCCGGTTTTGCCCAGTTGGCGCCCGAAGCCGCTATGCCAGTCCATTTTTCCACGCTGGCGGAACAGCAGTTGATGGAACATCAGCCGCGCCACCCAAACCTACGGCGTTTCATTAGCCAGGTGCTGGCGCAGGATCCCCGCCCGGCTTACCGCAAAAGGGAAGATGATCTCAAAGTCTATGCCGCACGGCTGCTGGAATTTAATGTCCGATGGCGCGTGGTAGACGGGCAAACGGAAGTTATCAGCCTTGATGCTGGTTAA
- the proS gene encoding proline--tRNA ligase: MRTSQYMLSTLKETPADAEVISHQLMLRAGMIRKLASGLYTWLPTGLRVLKKVENIVREEMDNAGAIEISMPVVQPADLWQESGRWEQYGPELLRFVDRGDRPFVLGPTHEEVITDLIRNEISSYKQLPLNFYQIQTKFRDEVRPRFGVMRAREFLMKDAYSFHTTQESLQVTYDAMYAAYSKIFSRMDLDFRPVQADTGSIGGNASHEFQVLASSGEDDIVFSTASDYAANIELAEAVAPEHGLSAPTQAMTLVDTPNAKTIAELVEQFAVPVEKTVKTLLVKATEESGHKLVALLVRGDHELNEVKAEKLELVASPLAFATEEEIRATVKAGPGSLGPVNLPVPVIVDRTVAAMSDFSAGANIDGKHYFGINWERDTALPQVADIRNVVEGDRSPDGKGTLLIKRGIEVGHIFQLGKKYSEALKATVQGEDGRNQTLTMGCYGIGVTRVIAAAIEQNYDDRGIIWPDAIAPFQVAILPMNMHKSFRVQEVAEGIYQQLRANGIDVLLDDRKERPGVMFADMELIGIPHTIVIGDRNLDNDEIEYKHRRKGEKEMIKAGDIVEFLLSQCAR, from the coding sequence ATGCGTACAAGTCAATACATGCTCTCCACGCTGAAGGAGACGCCCGCCGATGCCGAAGTCATCAGCCATCAGTTGATGCTGCGAGCCGGGATGATTCGTAAACTGGCTTCCGGCCTTTACACCTGGTTGCCGACCGGGTTGCGGGTGCTGAAAAAAGTCGAAAACATCGTGCGTGAAGAAATGGACAATGCCGGCGCCATCGAAATTTCGATGCCGGTGGTTCAACCCGCCGACCTGTGGCAGGAAAGCGGCCGCTGGGAGCAGTATGGCCCAGAACTGTTGCGCTTTGTTGACCGTGGCGACCGCCCGTTTGTACTCGGCCCAACGCATGAAGAAGTGATTACGGATTTGATCCGTAACGAAATCAGCTCCTACAAACAGTTACCGCTGAATTTCTACCAGATCCAGACCAAATTTCGTGATGAAGTCCGCCCGCGCTTTGGCGTTATGCGCGCCCGCGAGTTCCTGATGAAGGATGCGTATTCGTTCCACACCACGCAGGAATCCTTGCAGGTTACTTACGACGCCATGTATGCCGCCTACAGCAAGATTTTCAGCCGGATGGATCTCGATTTCCGCCCGGTACAGGCCGATACCGGCTCCATCGGCGGCAATGCATCCCATGAATTCCAGGTGCTGGCCAGCAGCGGCGAAGACGACATCGTGTTCTCTACCGCGTCGGATTACGCCGCCAATATTGAATTAGCGGAAGCCGTCGCGCCGGAACACGGCCTGAGCGCGCCGACTCAAGCCATGACGCTGGTGGATACCCCGAACGCCAAAACCATCGCCGAGCTGGTGGAACAATTCGCCGTGCCGGTGGAAAAAACCGTCAAGACCCTGCTGGTGAAAGCGACCGAAGAAAGCGGCCATAAGTTGGTTGCGCTGCTGGTGCGTGGCGATCATGAACTGAACGAAGTCAAAGCGGAAAAACTGGAGCTGGTCGCCAGCCCGCTGGCCTTCGCCACTGAAGAAGAGATCCGGGCAACGGTGAAGGCGGGTCCTGGCTCGCTGGGACCGGTGAATCTGCCGGTGCCGGTCATTGTCGACCGTACCGTGGCGGCGATGAGCGATTTCAGCGCCGGCGCCAATATCGACGGCAAGCACTACTTCGGCATTAACTGGGAACGCGATACCGCTCTGCCGCAGGTTGCCGACATCCGTAACGTGGTGGAAGGCGATCGCAGCCCGGACGGCAAAGGCACACTGCTTATCAAACGTGGTATTGAAGTCGGTCACATCTTCCAACTGGGTAAAAAATACTCCGAAGCGTTAAAAGCGACGGTTCAGGGCGAAGACGGTCGCAACCAAACCCTGACTATGGGGTGTTATGGAATCGGCGTAACGCGCGTGATCGCCGCCGCTATTGAACAGAACTACGACGACCGCGGCATTATCTGGCCTGACGCTATCGCGCCGTTCCAGGTGGCTATTCTGCCGATGAACATGCATAAATCCTTCCGCGTGCAGGAAGTGGCCGAAGGCATCTATCAGCAGTTACGCGCAAACGGTATTGATGTGCTGCTAGACGATCGTAAAGAGCGTCCTGGCGTGATGTTTGCCGATATGGAATTGATCGGTATTCCGCATACTATCGTGATTGGCGATCGTAACCTCGACAATGATGAGATCGAATATAAGCACCGTCGTAAAGGTGAGAAAGAGATGATCAAAGCCGGCGATATCGTTGAGTTTTTGTTGTCTCAGTGTGCCCGATAA
- the rpoS gene encoding RNA polymerase sigma factor RpoS, whose translation MSQNTLKVNELHEDAEFDENGVDVFDDKALAEEETSDSDLLDEELLSQGTAQRVLDATQLYLGEIGYSPLLTAEEEVYFARRALRGDVSSRRRMIESNLRLVVKIARRYNNRGLALLDLIEEGNLGLIRAVEKFDPERGFRFSTYATWWIRQTIERAIMNQTRTIRLPIHIVKELNVYLRTARELSHKLDHEPSAEEIAERLDKPVDDVNRMLRLNERITSVDTPLGGDSEKALLDILADEKDNGPEDTTQDNDMKQNIVKWLFELNAKQREVLARRFGLLGYEAATLEDVGREIGLTRERVRQIQVEGLRRLREILQVQGLDIEELFRE comes from the coding sequence ATGAGCCAAAATACGCTGAAAGTTAACGAGTTGCATGAAGATGCTGAATTTGATGAGAATGGAGTCGATGTTTTTGACGACAAAGCGCTTGCGGAGGAAGAAACCAGCGATAGCGATCTACTCGACGAGGAATTGCTCTCGCAAGGAACTGCACAGCGCGTGCTGGACGCAACTCAGCTCTATCTGGGAGAAATCGGCTACTCACCTCTTCTGACGGCTGAAGAAGAAGTTTACTTTGCCCGTCGGGCATTACGCGGCGATGTCTCTTCTCGCCGCCGTATGATCGAGAGTAACCTGCGGCTGGTGGTGAAAATTGCCCGCCGCTACAACAATCGAGGGCTGGCGTTGCTGGACTTGATTGAAGAGGGAAACCTCGGTCTTATCCGCGCTGTTGAGAAATTTGACCCTGAACGTGGGTTCCGTTTTTCAACTTACGCCACCTGGTGGATCCGTCAGACCATTGAACGGGCCATCATGAATCAAACCCGAACTATCCGTTTACCTATCCATATCGTCAAAGAACTCAACGTTTATCTGCGTACTGCACGCGAGCTTTCCCACAAGTTGGATCATGAGCCGAGTGCTGAAGAGATTGCCGAACGGTTGGATAAGCCTGTGGACGACGTCAACCGTATGCTGCGTCTCAATGAGCGCATCACCTCGGTCGATACGCCATTAGGCGGGGATTCGGAAAAAGCGCTGCTGGATATTCTGGCCGATGAGAAGGATAACGGCCCGGAAGACACCACGCAGGATAACGATATGAAGCAGAATATCGTTAAGTGGTTGTTTGAACTGAACGCCAAACAGCGTGAGGTGCTGGCTCGTCGTTTCGGTCTGCTGGGATACGAAGCTGCGACACTGGAAGATGTTGGTCGTGAAATCGGCCTGACACGTGAACGGGTGCGCCAGATTCAGGTGGAAGGGTTACGTCGTCTGCGTGAAATCCTGCAAGTGCAGGGCTTGGACATCGAAGAGCTGTTCCGCGAATAA
- the nlpD gene encoding murein hydrolase activator NlpD, whose amino-acid sequence MGSQIVNWRQIAVCSVITLGLAGCANDNNQAAPISSVGDNGAGSRSGSSTTTYSPPPRISSVGSVSSNTQPAPSAGISRPSSDAAVTTHEGKIVYNRSYNSIPKGSYSGNSYTVKRGDTLFYIAWITGNDYRELAQRNNVQEPYSLNVGQSLSLGSNMNAGGSTQGMAIAGTPMAVTTSAPVESSSASSGHMLPENASKASGDGRMLSSGNTGGNGGHMLPANAAAAGATQSSPSAQMQTTQVDSQPTNAYSEVSGKQNAGGKMLPAAGAATTLPATEPTQTNTAIASWRWPTDGKVIDSFSASEGGNKGIDIAGSRGQSVIATASGRVVYAGNALRGYGNLIIIKHNDDYLSAYAHNETMLVREQQEVKAGQQIATMGSTGTSSVRLHFEIRYKGKSVNPLRFLPQR is encoded by the coding sequence ATGGGAAGCCAAATCGTTAACTGGCGTCAGATCGCTGTGTGTTCGGTTATTACTCTGGGATTGGCCGGTTGTGCAAATGATAATAATCAGGCGGCTCCGATCAGCAGCGTGGGAGATAACGGCGCAGGAAGCCGTTCGGGCAGTAGTACCACCACCTATTCGCCGCCGCCGCGCATTTCCAGCGTGGGCAGCGTGAGCAGCAATACTCAGCCGGCTCCTTCGGCGGGTATCAGTCGCCCTTCCAGCGATGCGGCGGTCACTACCCACGAAGGTAAGATTGTTTATAACCGCAGCTATAACAGCATCCCCAAAGGGAGCTACAGCGGCAATAGCTACACCGTCAAGCGCGGGGATACTCTGTTCTATATTGCCTGGATTACCGGCAACGATTATCGCGAACTGGCGCAGCGCAACAATGTTCAGGAACCTTACAGCCTGAATGTAGGCCAGTCGTTAAGCCTCGGCAGCAACATGAATGCCGGCGGCAGCACCCAGGGCATGGCGATTGCCGGCACGCCGATGGCGGTAACAACATCCGCGCCGGTGGAAAGCAGTTCGGCCAGCAGCGGCCATATGTTGCCTGAAAATGCCTCCAAGGCTTCCGGCGATGGTCGTATGCTGTCGTCAGGAAATACAGGCGGCAACGGTGGTCATATGCTGCCGGCCAACGCTGCCGCGGCTGGCGCAACGCAGTCGTCACCATCAGCACAAATGCAAACTACGCAGGTTGATTCCCAACCAACTAATGCGTATTCTGAGGTTTCGGGTAAACAGAATGCAGGCGGTAAGATGCTGCCTGCGGCAGGAGCTGCAACCACGCTTCCAGCCACCGAACCGACGCAGACGAACACGGCAATAGCCAGTTGGCGTTGGCCTACAGACGGGAAAGTCATAGATAGTTTCTCAGCCTCAGAGGGGGGAAATAAAGGGATTGATATCGCCGGCTCACGTGGGCAATCCGTTATCGCTACCGCATCCGGGCGTGTAGTGTATGCGGGTAATGCGTTACGCGGTTACGGTAATCTGATAATCATCAAGCATAATGATGATTACCTGAGCGCCTATGCCCATAACGAAACCATGCTGGTCCGGGAACAACAAGAGGTAAAGGCGGGTCAACAAATCGCTACCATGGGTAGCACCGGAACCAGTTCAGTACGCTTGCACTTTGAAATTCGTTACAAGGGGAAATCCGTAAACCCGCTGCGTTTTCTTCCGCAGCGATAA
- a CDS encoding protein-L-isoaspartate(D-aspartate) O-methyltransferase — protein MVNKRVQTLLVQLHQQGIQDERLLQAMASVPRERFVDEAFEHKAYDNVALPIGSGQTISQPYIVARMTELLRLTPESRVLEIGTGSGYQTAILAHLVRHVFSVERIKGLQWQAKRRLKQLDLHNVSTRHGDGWQGWTSKGPFDAIIVTAAPPEIPSALMAQLDEGGIMVLPVGEEQQALQVVLHRNGEFIVQTVEMVRFVPLVKGELA, from the coding sequence ATGGTGAATAAACGCGTGCAAACGTTGCTGGTGCAGCTTCATCAACAGGGAATTCAGGACGAACGCCTGTTGCAGGCTATGGCCTCGGTTCCTCGCGAGCGTTTTGTTGACGAGGCGTTTGAGCATAAAGCCTATGATAACGTCGCTCTGCCGATCGGTTCCGGACAAACCATCTCTCAACCCTACATCGTCGCCAGAATGACCGAGTTGCTGCGGCTGACGCCGGAGTCCCGCGTGCTGGAGATAGGCACCGGTTCCGGTTATCAAACCGCTATTCTGGCGCATCTGGTGCGGCATGTGTTTTCGGTAGAACGCATCAAAGGCCTGCAGTGGCAGGCCAAGCGACGTCTTAAACAACTCGACCTGCACAATGTTTCCACCCGTCATGGCGACGGCTGGCAAGGCTGGACGTCCAAAGGTCCGTTTGACGCCATCATCGTCACGGCGGCGCCGCCGGAGATTCCGTCCGCGCTGATGGCGCAACTGGACGAAGGCGGCATCATGGTATTGCCGGTAGGTGAAGAGCAGCAGGCATTACAGGTCGTGTTGCACCGCAACGGCGAGTTTATCGTCCAGACGGTGGAAATGGTTCGGTTTGTTCCGCTGGTCAAAGGGGAATTGGCCTGA
- the truD gene encoding tRNA pseudouridine(13) synthase TruD, which yields MVMRESLLWLHGEPAATGVLKASPDDFFVAEDLGFAPDGDGEQVLVRVRKRGCNTTFVAEALAKFAGIPARSVSYAGLKDRHAVTEQWFCLHLPGKAEPAWSAFALEGCEILEAQRHRRKLRIGALRGNHFSLVLREVSDRAEVDARLALIAGEGVPNYFGSQRFGRDGNNLEQARRWANDEIRVKDRSKRSFYLSAVRSELFNLMASARLTTYGATQVLTGDALQLTGRSSWFVVKPEELADAQSRVAAGELQITAALPGQGEPGVQEQALAFEQQCLEEQALLLSLLTRERVDSARRAIMLHPQGMRWSWLDNATLELHFWLPAGCFATSVVRELLLPVQQENEWAA from the coding sequence ATGGTAATGCGTGAATCACTGCTTTGGTTGCATGGCGAACCGGCCGCAACGGGGGTGCTGAAAGCATCGCCGGATGATTTTTTTGTCGCCGAAGATCTGGGATTTGCACCGGATGGCGATGGCGAACAGGTGCTGGTGCGTGTTCGCAAACGCGGTTGCAACACGACGTTTGTGGCGGAAGCGCTGGCGAAGTTCGCCGGAATTCCGGCGCGTTCCGTTAGCTATGCCGGGTTGAAAGATCGCCATGCGGTAACCGAACAATGGTTCTGTCTGCATTTGCCGGGCAAAGCGGAGCCGGCGTGGTCGGCATTCGCGCTGGAAGGGTGCGAAATCCTTGAAGCGCAGCGTCATCGCCGTAAACTGCGTATTGGCGCGTTGCGCGGCAACCATTTTAGTCTGGTGCTGCGCGAGGTTAGCGACCGTGCCGAGGTCGACGCCCGTTTGGCGCTGATCGCCGGTGAGGGCGTGCCCAACTATTTCGGCAGCCAGCGTTTCGGGCGTGACGGCAACAATCTGGAACAGGCCCGCCGCTGGGCGAATGACGAGATTCGGGTGAAGGATCGCAGCAAGCGCAGCTTCTACCTTTCCGCCGTTCGCAGTGAGTTATTCAATCTGATGGCCAGTGCGCGCCTGACGACGTATGGCGCCACGCAGGTGTTGACCGGCGATGCGCTGCAACTGACTGGGCGCAGCAGTTGGTTTGTGGTCAAACCGGAAGAACTGGCCGACGCGCAGTCGCGGGTGGCGGCCGGCGAACTGCAGATTACCGCCGCGTTGCCGGGGCAGGGCGAACCGGGTGTGCAGGAGCAGGCGCTGGCGTTCGAGCAGCAATGCCTGGAGGAACAGGCGCTGTTGTTGTCATTGCTGACGCGTGAACGGGTGGATAGCGCGCGCCGCGCCATCATGCTGCATCCGCAAGGCATGCGCTGGTCATGGCTGGACAACGCCACGCTTGAGCTACACTTCTGGCTGCCGGCTGGGTGTTTTGCTACCAGCGTGGTGCGGGAGCTGCTGCTTCCCGTGCAACAGGAAAACGAGTGGGCGGCCTGA
- the ispF gene encoding 2-C-methyl-D-erythritol 2,4-cyclodiphosphate synthase — translation MRIGHGFDVHKFGGEGPLVIGGVRVPYERGLLAHSDGDVVLHAVTDALLGAAAMGDIGKLFPDTDPTYRGIDSRELLREAWRRITAKGYQLGNLDVTIIAQAPKMAPHIPQMRVNIAEDLQSHMDDVNVKATTTEQLGFTGRGEGIACEVVVLLVKGDVTGVVAW, via the coding sequence ATGCGTATCGGTCACGGTTTTGATGTGCATAAATTTGGCGGAGAAGGCCCGCTGGTGATCGGGGGGGTACGTGTTCCCTATGAGCGTGGCTTGCTGGCGCATTCCGATGGCGACGTGGTGCTGCACGCCGTCACCGATGCGCTGCTGGGTGCGGCGGCGATGGGCGATATCGGTAAACTGTTTCCCGACACCGATCCGACCTACCGCGGCATTGACAGCCGCGAACTGCTGCGCGAAGCCTGGCGTCGCATCACGGCCAAAGGTTACCAACTGGGCAACCTTGATGTCACCATCATCGCGCAGGCACCGAAAATGGCGCCGCACATCCCGCAGATGCGCGTCAATATTGCCGAAGATCTGCAATCGCACATGGATGATGTCAACGTCAAAGCCACCACGACCGAACAACTGGGCTTTACCGGCCGCGGCGAAGGCATTGCCTGCGAGGTGGTGGTATTGCTGGTCAAAGGCGATGTAACCGGCGTGGTGGCATGGTAA
- the ispD gene encoding 2-C-methyl-D-erythritol 4-phosphate cytidylyltransferase produces MSTPNQSLAEVVAVLPAAGNGSRMQSDRPKQYLSIGNKTILEHTVAALLRHPRIQRVVIAISANDRYFPELPLAADPRIQVVTGGRQRADSVLAGLLHLPHTDWVLVHDAARPCLHQDDLSRLLALTGQSEVGGILAAPVRDTMKRSRDGVIDHTVEREALWHALTPQLFPLALLRGCLERALREGAAVTDEASALEYCGYRPQIVPGRADNIKVTRPEDLALAEFYLTRGPDHHQQENKGA; encoded by the coding sequence ATGTCTACTCCAAATCAGTCTTTGGCTGAGGTGGTCGCTGTTCTGCCGGCGGCCGGCAACGGCAGCCGGATGCAGAGTGACCGCCCCAAGCAATATCTTTCCATCGGCAATAAAACCATTCTTGAGCACACGGTCGCGGCTTTGCTGCGTCATCCGCGTATTCAGCGGGTGGTGATCGCCATCAGCGCCAATGACCGTTATTTTCCCGAGCTGCCCCTCGCGGCTGACCCGCGTATTCAGGTGGTGACCGGCGGCCGCCAGCGCGCCGACTCGGTGCTGGCCGGCTTACTGCATTTGCCGCACACCGATTGGGTGCTGGTGCATGACGCGGCGCGGCCCTGTCTGCATCAGGACGATTTGTCCCGGCTGCTGGCGCTGACCGGGCAAAGTGAGGTCGGTGGCATTTTGGCGGCGCCGGTGCGTGATACCATGAAGCGAAGCCGGGATGGCGTCATCGACCATACGGTGGAGCGCGAGGCGCTGTGGCACGCCCTGACGCCGCAACTGTTCCCGCTGGCGCTGCTGCGAGGGTGCCTGGAACGAGCGCTGCGCGAAGGCGCGGCCGTTACCGACGAGGCGTCGGCGCTGGAATATTGCGGTTATCGTCCGCAGATTGTTCCGGGACGGGCAGACAACATCAAGGTCACGCGCCCGGAAGATTTGGCGCTGGCGGAGTTTTATCTAACGCGCGGCCCGGATCATCATCAACAAGAGAATAAAGGAGCCTGA
- the ftsB gene encoding cell division protein FtsB, translating into MGKLSLLLLILLGWLQYSLWLGKNGVHDYVRVKDDVAAQQANNVKLKSRNEQLFAEIDDLNGGQEAIEERARNELGMTKPGESFYRLVADQADRRAGANPSPAPSTSSSTSR; encoded by the coding sequence ATGGGAAAACTTTCGCTGTTATTGTTGATTCTTCTCGGTTGGTTGCAATATTCGCTCTGGCTGGGGAAAAACGGTGTTCATGACTACGTGCGGGTGAAAGATGACGTGGCGGCGCAACAGGCCAACAACGTCAAACTGAAATCCCGCAACGAGCAGCTATTTGCGGAAATAGACGATCTCAATGGTGGGCAGGAAGCCATTGAGGAGCGGGCGCGCAACGAGCTGGGCATGACCAAACCCGGCGAAAGCTTTTATCGTCTGGTGGCCGATCAGGCGGATCGTCGCGCCGGCGCGAATCCGTCGCCGGCTCCTTCCACTTCATCATCGACGTCTCGCTAG
- a CDS encoding DUF3561 family protein: protein MQSATPLPDSNTQADYDEDDYDDDASLVSGSPLVGALAGFCFYWLAFSLPFIVYGLNSTLLLMLYTWPFFLALMPLSVLIGMLFRVLLPNHVVWMMVCCAVSIPGVFWLVFLLITGW, encoded by the coding sequence ATGCAGAGTGCGACGCCATTACCTGATAGCAATACGCAAGCCGATTATGACGAGGATGATTATGACGACGACGCGTCCTTGGTTTCTGGCAGCCCGCTGGTAGGGGCGCTGGCAGGCTTCTGCTTTTACTGGCTGGCCTTTTCTCTGCCGTTTATCGTGTATGGACTGAATTCCACGCTGCTGTTGATGCTTTACACCTGGCCCTTTTTTCTGGCGCTGATGCCCCTGTCGGTATTGATCGGTATGCTGTTTCGCGTGTTGTTGCCGAATCATGTGGTATGGATGATGGTCTGCTGCGCAGTCAGCATTCCGGGTGTGTTCTGGCTGGTGTTCTTGTTGATCACCGGATGGTAG
- the cysC gene encoding adenylyl-sulfate kinase, protein MAQTHSRPGAPADDNVVWHDHAVTREDRERQHGHRGVVVWLTGLSGSGKSTLAGALEQALFARGISTYLLDGDNVRHGLCRDLAFSDDDRRENIRRVGEVARLMVDAGLVVLTAFISPHRAERQMVRELLDQAQFLEVFVDTPLAICEARDPKGLYRKARAGELRNFTGIDAVYEAPEQPELHLDGQQLVTNLVAELLDMLHGRAII, encoded by the coding sequence GTGGCACAAACGCATTCCCGGCCGGGCGCGCCAGCCGATGACAATGTAGTGTGGCATGACCATGCGGTCACACGCGAAGACCGAGAGCGTCAACACGGGCACCGCGGCGTGGTGGTGTGGCTCACCGGGCTGTCCGGTTCCGGCAAATCTACGCTGGCCGGCGCACTGGAGCAGGCCTTGTTTGCCCGCGGCATTAGCACCTATTTGCTGGATGGCGATAATGTTCGGCACGGGCTGTGTCGGGATCTGGCGTTCAGCGATGACGACCGGCGCGAGAACATCCGCCGGGTGGGGGAAGTGGCGCGGTTGATGGTCGATGCCGGTCTGGTTGTATTAACCGCGTTTATCTCTCCGCACCGTGCTGAACGGCAGATGGTGCGCGAACTGCTTGATCAGGCGCAGTTTCTTGAAGTGTTCGTCGATACGCCGCTGGCGATTTGTGAAGCCCGCGACCCCAAAGGTTTATACCGGAAAGCTCGCGCTGGCGAGTTGCGCAATTTCACCGGCATTGATGCGGTTTATGAGGCGCCGGAACAGCCGGAATTGCATCTGGACGGCCAACAATTGGTAACAAATTTAGTCGCTGAATTATTAGATATGCTGCACGGTCGAGCTATCATCTAA